A single region of the Vicia villosa cultivar HV-30 ecotype Madison, WI linkage group LG4, Vvil1.0, whole genome shotgun sequence genome encodes:
- the LOC131597811 gene encoding uncharacterized protein LOC131597811, whose amino-acid sequence MDIQKAYDSVVWQALKSIMTEMSFPRKFIDWTMLVVTTVSYQLNNNGRVTKSMQANKGLRQGDSIYPLILMVVLKYLHRKLEDLQCIPNFNFYSKCEKLGIIDISFVDDVLLFFFVQLKMNNFGVFLKW is encoded by the coding sequence ATGGATATCCAAAAGGCGTATGACTCGGTTGTCTGGCAAGCTTTAAAGAGCATTATGACTGAAATGAGTTTTCCCAGAAAATTCATTGATTGGACTATGTTAGTTGTGACTACTGTGAGCTACCAACTCAACAATAATGGTAGGGTTACTAAGAGTATGCAAGCTAATAAGGGGCTTAGGCAAGGGGATTCGATATACCCTTTGATTTTAATGGTGGTTCTGAAATATTTGCATAGGAAGCTAGAGGATTTGCAGTGTATTCCTAACTTTAATTTTTATAGCAAGTGTGAGAAGCTAGGGATTATTGATATTAGCTTTGTTGACGACGTGttgttatttttctttgttcAGCTTAAGATGAATAACTTTGGAGTCTTTTTAAAATGGTAA
- the LOC131597810 gene encoding TMV resistance protein N-like, whose amino-acid sequence MVNGETNTGSKILDNEQLYDVFLNFRGEDTRKSFTGNLFHALHNKRIKTFMYNDNLKTGNQILASIFKVLKQSRISIVVLSKNYPSYALCLDELVKIIECRERNNLLVLPIFYDVDPSDVRHQRGSFGHNISHHEHKHGIDGIKRFYRSFMMLILPM is encoded by the coding sequence ATGGTGAATGGAGAAACTAACACTGGTTCCAAAATTCTTGATAATGAACAACTATATGATGTTTTCCTCAATTTTAGAGGAGAAGATACTCGGAAGAGCTTCACGGGTAATCTGTTTCATGCTTTGCACAACAAGAGAATCAAAACCTTCATGTATAACGACAACCTCAAGACCGGTAACCAAATTTTAGCCTCCATTTTCAAAGTATTGAAACAGTCAAGGATTTCAATTGTTGTTTTGTCAAAAAATTATCCATCTTATGCACTTTGTCTTGATGAACTTGTCAAGATAATCGAGTGCAGAGAGAGGAATAACCTACTGGTTTTGCCGATCTTTTATGATGTTGATCCTTCCGATGTAAGACACCAAAGAGGTAGTTTTGGCCATAACATTTCTCATCATGAACATAAGCATGGAATAGATGGAATAAAGAGGTTTTACCGATCTTTTATGATGTTGATCCTTCCGATGTAA